The following are from one region of the Ischnura elegans chromosome X, ioIscEleg1.1, whole genome shotgun sequence genome:
- the LOC124171757 gene encoding glucose-6-phosphate 1-dehydrogenase isoform X3 gives MAAACEKSSSPEECLLLLRKSLRSPTMDTGSKFEGSVPHIFVTLGASGDLARKKIYPTLWWLYRDNLLPSMTVFYGYARTKCTVSELREKCHQYMKVKPGEEEKYEEFWKLNHYVAGAYNSRRDFELLNQELMKVEKNVGANRLFYLALPPSVFEEVTVVIRETCMGEHRGWNRIIIEKPFGRDADSSARLSNHLSNLFKEDQIYRIDHYLGKEMVQNLMTLRFGNRIFSPTWNRECIASVLISFKEPFGTQGRGGYFDQFGIIRDVMQNHLLQILCLVAMEKPPSIHPDDIRSEKVKVLKCIPELELEDVVLGQYIGDEKGEGEAKLGYLDDPTVPNGSTTPTYALSVLKINSERWDGVPFILRCGKALNERKAEVRIQYRDVPGDIFNGKTKRNELVIRVQPGEAVYVKMMTKTPGMSFEMEETELDLTYGSRYRDVKMPDAYERLLLDVFCGSQMHFVRSDELSEAWRIFTPLLHKIEKDKPKPILYKYGSRGPKEGDEMCWRNNFLYYGSYKWVEPKM, from the exons AATCGTCCTCCCCGGAGGAGTGCCTCTTGCTGTTGAGGAAGTCCCTCAGATCGCCCACCATGGACACGGGGTCGAAATTTGAAGGCAGCGTTCCTCACATTTTTGTGACCCTTGGAGCTTCT GGAGATCTTGCACGGAAGAAAATATACCCCACACTATGGTGGCTGTACAGGGACAATCTACTGCCCAGTATGACAGTGTTCTATGGCTATGCCAGAACTAAGTGCACTGTCAGTGAGCTCAGAGAGAAATGCCACCAGTATATGAAG gTGAAACCTGGTGAAGAAGAGAAGTATGAGGAATTTTGGAAGCTGAACCATTATGTTGCAGGAGCATATAACTCTCGTAGAGACTTTGAGCTTCTTAACCAAGAACTTATGAAAGTTGAGAAGAATGTGGGTGCTAACAGGCTGTTCTATTTGGCTCTGCCACCTTCAGTGTTTGAAGAGGTGACTGTGGTCATCAGGGAGACATGTATGGGGGAGCA tagGGGCTGGAATAGAATAATCATCGAAAAACCTTTTGGAAGGGATGCTGATAGTTCTGCAAGGCTCTCAAATCATTTGTCTAATCTTTTTAAAGAAGACCAGATCTATCGAATTGATCATTACTTGGGAAAAGAAATGGTGCAGAATTTGATGACTTTGAG GTTTGGCAACAGAATTTTCAGCCCGACATGGAATCGGGAATGCATAGCATCAGTTTTAATATCTTTCAAAGAACCATTTGGAACTCAGGGACGTGGAGGATACTTTGACCAGTTTGGTATTATTCGTGATGTCATGCAGAATCATTTACTTCAGATATTATGCTTGGTGGCGATGGAAAAGCCACCCTCTATTCACCCTGATGATATTAGAAGTGAAAAG GTAAAGGTATTGAAGTGCATTCCTGAACTAGAATTAGAGGATGTGGTTCTTGGTCAGTATATTGGTGATGAGAAGGGAGAGGGGGAGGCGAAACTTGGATACCTCGATGACCCCACGGTGCCCAATGGTTCAACTACGCCCACGTATGCCCTTTCTGTTCTCAAGATAAACAGTGAGAGGTGGGATGGTGTGCCGTTCATCTTACGCTGCGGGAAAG CTCTGAACGAAAGGAAGGCTGAAGTACGTATTCAGTACAGGGATGTGCCTGGtgatattttcaatggaaaaactAAGAGGAATGAATTAGTCATTCGAGTACAGCCAGGGGAAGCAGTATATGTCAAGATGATGACTAAAACCCCTGGAATGAGTTTTGAGATGGAGGAAACAGAATTGGATCTTACTTATGGAAGTAGATACAGG gaTGTGAAAATGCCTGATGCTTATGAGAGGCTCTTGCTGGATGTGTTTTGTGGATCCCAAATGCATTTTGTTAGGTCGGATGAACTTTCTGAAGCATGGAGAATTTTCACACCTCtgcttcataaaattgaaaaagataagCCGAAGCCAATTTTGTACAA GTATGGGTCACGTGGTCCTAAGGAAGGAGACGAGATGTGCtggagaaataattttctctattaCGGCTCATACAAGTGGGTGGAGCCTAAAATGTGA
- the LOC124171757 gene encoding glucose-6-phosphate 1-dehydrogenase isoform X1: MTSPEWKSAPSRTKPRFESSSPEECLLLLRKSLRSPTMDTGSKFEGSVPHIFVTLGASGDLARKKIYPTLWWLYRDNLLPSMTVFYGYARTKCTVSELREKCHQYMKVKPGEEEKYEEFWKLNHYVAGAYNSRRDFELLNQELMKVEKNVGANRLFYLALPPSVFEEVTVVIRETCMGEHRGWNRIIIEKPFGRDADSSARLSNHLSNLFKEDQIYRIDHYLGKEMVQNLMTLRFGNRIFSPTWNRECIASVLISFKEPFGTQGRGGYFDQFGIIRDVMQNHLLQILCLVAMEKPPSIHPDDIRSEKVKVLKCIPELELEDVVLGQYIGDEKGEGEAKLGYLDDPTVPNGSTTPTYALSVLKINSERWDGVPFILRCGKALNERKAEVRIQYRDVPGDIFNGKTKRNELVIRVQPGEAVYVKMMTKTPGMSFEMEETELDLTYGSRYRDVKMPDAYERLLLDVFCGSQMHFVRSDELSEAWRIFTPLLHKIEKDKPKPILYKYGSRGPKEGDEMCWRNNFLYYGSYKWVEPKM, encoded by the exons AATCGTCCTCCCCGGAGGAGTGCCTCTTGCTGTTGAGGAAGTCCCTCAGATCGCCCACCATGGACACGGGGTCGAAATTTGAAGGCAGCGTTCCTCACATTTTTGTGACCCTTGGAGCTTCT GGAGATCTTGCACGGAAGAAAATATACCCCACACTATGGTGGCTGTACAGGGACAATCTACTGCCCAGTATGACAGTGTTCTATGGCTATGCCAGAACTAAGTGCACTGTCAGTGAGCTCAGAGAGAAATGCCACCAGTATATGAAG gTGAAACCTGGTGAAGAAGAGAAGTATGAGGAATTTTGGAAGCTGAACCATTATGTTGCAGGAGCATATAACTCTCGTAGAGACTTTGAGCTTCTTAACCAAGAACTTATGAAAGTTGAGAAGAATGTGGGTGCTAACAGGCTGTTCTATTTGGCTCTGCCACCTTCAGTGTTTGAAGAGGTGACTGTGGTCATCAGGGAGACATGTATGGGGGAGCA tagGGGCTGGAATAGAATAATCATCGAAAAACCTTTTGGAAGGGATGCTGATAGTTCTGCAAGGCTCTCAAATCATTTGTCTAATCTTTTTAAAGAAGACCAGATCTATCGAATTGATCATTACTTGGGAAAAGAAATGGTGCAGAATTTGATGACTTTGAG GTTTGGCAACAGAATTTTCAGCCCGACATGGAATCGGGAATGCATAGCATCAGTTTTAATATCTTTCAAAGAACCATTTGGAACTCAGGGACGTGGAGGATACTTTGACCAGTTTGGTATTATTCGTGATGTCATGCAGAATCATTTACTTCAGATATTATGCTTGGTGGCGATGGAAAAGCCACCCTCTATTCACCCTGATGATATTAGAAGTGAAAAG GTAAAGGTATTGAAGTGCATTCCTGAACTAGAATTAGAGGATGTGGTTCTTGGTCAGTATATTGGTGATGAGAAGGGAGAGGGGGAGGCGAAACTTGGATACCTCGATGACCCCACGGTGCCCAATGGTTCAACTACGCCCACGTATGCCCTTTCTGTTCTCAAGATAAACAGTGAGAGGTGGGATGGTGTGCCGTTCATCTTACGCTGCGGGAAAG CTCTGAACGAAAGGAAGGCTGAAGTACGTATTCAGTACAGGGATGTGCCTGGtgatattttcaatggaaaaactAAGAGGAATGAATTAGTCATTCGAGTACAGCCAGGGGAAGCAGTATATGTCAAGATGATGACTAAAACCCCTGGAATGAGTTTTGAGATGGAGGAAACAGAATTGGATCTTACTTATGGAAGTAGATACAGG gaTGTGAAAATGCCTGATGCTTATGAGAGGCTCTTGCTGGATGTGTTTTGTGGATCCCAAATGCATTTTGTTAGGTCGGATGAACTTTCTGAAGCATGGAGAATTTTCACACCTCtgcttcataaaattgaaaaagataagCCGAAGCCAATTTTGTACAA GTATGGGTCACGTGGTCCTAAGGAAGGAGACGAGATGTGCtggagaaataattttctctattaCGGCTCATACAAGTGGGTGGAGCCTAAAATGTGA
- the LOC124171757 gene encoding glucose-6-phosphate 1-dehydrogenase isoform X2, which produces MRRQVVVPRRVRVRESSSPEECLLLLRKSLRSPTMDTGSKFEGSVPHIFVTLGASGDLARKKIYPTLWWLYRDNLLPSMTVFYGYARTKCTVSELREKCHQYMKVKPGEEEKYEEFWKLNHYVAGAYNSRRDFELLNQELMKVEKNVGANRLFYLALPPSVFEEVTVVIRETCMGEHRGWNRIIIEKPFGRDADSSARLSNHLSNLFKEDQIYRIDHYLGKEMVQNLMTLRFGNRIFSPTWNRECIASVLISFKEPFGTQGRGGYFDQFGIIRDVMQNHLLQILCLVAMEKPPSIHPDDIRSEKVKVLKCIPELELEDVVLGQYIGDEKGEGEAKLGYLDDPTVPNGSTTPTYALSVLKINSERWDGVPFILRCGKALNERKAEVRIQYRDVPGDIFNGKTKRNELVIRVQPGEAVYVKMMTKTPGMSFEMEETELDLTYGSRYRDVKMPDAYERLLLDVFCGSQMHFVRSDELSEAWRIFTPLLHKIEKDKPKPILYKYGSRGPKEGDEMCWRNNFLYYGSYKWVEPKM; this is translated from the exons AATCGTCCTCCCCGGAGGAGTGCCTCTTGCTGTTGAGGAAGTCCCTCAGATCGCCCACCATGGACACGGGGTCGAAATTTGAAGGCAGCGTTCCTCACATTTTTGTGACCCTTGGAGCTTCT GGAGATCTTGCACGGAAGAAAATATACCCCACACTATGGTGGCTGTACAGGGACAATCTACTGCCCAGTATGACAGTGTTCTATGGCTATGCCAGAACTAAGTGCACTGTCAGTGAGCTCAGAGAGAAATGCCACCAGTATATGAAG gTGAAACCTGGTGAAGAAGAGAAGTATGAGGAATTTTGGAAGCTGAACCATTATGTTGCAGGAGCATATAACTCTCGTAGAGACTTTGAGCTTCTTAACCAAGAACTTATGAAAGTTGAGAAGAATGTGGGTGCTAACAGGCTGTTCTATTTGGCTCTGCCACCTTCAGTGTTTGAAGAGGTGACTGTGGTCATCAGGGAGACATGTATGGGGGAGCA tagGGGCTGGAATAGAATAATCATCGAAAAACCTTTTGGAAGGGATGCTGATAGTTCTGCAAGGCTCTCAAATCATTTGTCTAATCTTTTTAAAGAAGACCAGATCTATCGAATTGATCATTACTTGGGAAAAGAAATGGTGCAGAATTTGATGACTTTGAG GTTTGGCAACAGAATTTTCAGCCCGACATGGAATCGGGAATGCATAGCATCAGTTTTAATATCTTTCAAAGAACCATTTGGAACTCAGGGACGTGGAGGATACTTTGACCAGTTTGGTATTATTCGTGATGTCATGCAGAATCATTTACTTCAGATATTATGCTTGGTGGCGATGGAAAAGCCACCCTCTATTCACCCTGATGATATTAGAAGTGAAAAG GTAAAGGTATTGAAGTGCATTCCTGAACTAGAATTAGAGGATGTGGTTCTTGGTCAGTATATTGGTGATGAGAAGGGAGAGGGGGAGGCGAAACTTGGATACCTCGATGACCCCACGGTGCCCAATGGTTCAACTACGCCCACGTATGCCCTTTCTGTTCTCAAGATAAACAGTGAGAGGTGGGATGGTGTGCCGTTCATCTTACGCTGCGGGAAAG CTCTGAACGAAAGGAAGGCTGAAGTACGTATTCAGTACAGGGATGTGCCTGGtgatattttcaatggaaaaactAAGAGGAATGAATTAGTCATTCGAGTACAGCCAGGGGAAGCAGTATATGTCAAGATGATGACTAAAACCCCTGGAATGAGTTTTGAGATGGAGGAAACAGAATTGGATCTTACTTATGGAAGTAGATACAGG gaTGTGAAAATGCCTGATGCTTATGAGAGGCTCTTGCTGGATGTGTTTTGTGGATCCCAAATGCATTTTGTTAGGTCGGATGAACTTTCTGAAGCATGGAGAATTTTCACACCTCtgcttcataaaattgaaaaagataagCCGAAGCCAATTTTGTACAA GTATGGGTCACGTGGTCCTAAGGAAGGAGACGAGATGTGCtggagaaataattttctctattaCGGCTCATACAAGTGGGTGGAGCCTAAAATGTGA
- the LOC124171757 gene encoding glucose-6-phosphate 1-dehydrogenase isoform X4, producing the protein MDTGSKFEGSVPHIFVTLGASGDLARKKIYPTLWWLYRDNLLPSMTVFYGYARTKCTVSELREKCHQYMKVKPGEEEKYEEFWKLNHYVAGAYNSRRDFELLNQELMKVEKNVGANRLFYLALPPSVFEEVTVVIRETCMGEHRGWNRIIIEKPFGRDADSSARLSNHLSNLFKEDQIYRIDHYLGKEMVQNLMTLRFGNRIFSPTWNRECIASVLISFKEPFGTQGRGGYFDQFGIIRDVMQNHLLQILCLVAMEKPPSIHPDDIRSEKVKVLKCIPELELEDVVLGQYIGDEKGEGEAKLGYLDDPTVPNGSTTPTYALSVLKINSERWDGVPFILRCGKALNERKAEVRIQYRDVPGDIFNGKTKRNELVIRVQPGEAVYVKMMTKTPGMSFEMEETELDLTYGSRYRDVKMPDAYERLLLDVFCGSQMHFVRSDELSEAWRIFTPLLHKIEKDKPKPILYKYGSRGPKEGDEMCWRNNFLYYGSYKWVEPKM; encoded by the exons ATGGACACGGGGTCGAAATTTGAAGGCAGCGTTCCTCACATTTTTGTGACCCTTGGAGCTTCT GGAGATCTTGCACGGAAGAAAATATACCCCACACTATGGTGGCTGTACAGGGACAATCTACTGCCCAGTATGACAGTGTTCTATGGCTATGCCAGAACTAAGTGCACTGTCAGTGAGCTCAGAGAGAAATGCCACCAGTATATGAAG gTGAAACCTGGTGAAGAAGAGAAGTATGAGGAATTTTGGAAGCTGAACCATTATGTTGCAGGAGCATATAACTCTCGTAGAGACTTTGAGCTTCTTAACCAAGAACTTATGAAAGTTGAGAAGAATGTGGGTGCTAACAGGCTGTTCTATTTGGCTCTGCCACCTTCAGTGTTTGAAGAGGTGACTGTGGTCATCAGGGAGACATGTATGGGGGAGCA tagGGGCTGGAATAGAATAATCATCGAAAAACCTTTTGGAAGGGATGCTGATAGTTCTGCAAGGCTCTCAAATCATTTGTCTAATCTTTTTAAAGAAGACCAGATCTATCGAATTGATCATTACTTGGGAAAAGAAATGGTGCAGAATTTGATGACTTTGAG GTTTGGCAACAGAATTTTCAGCCCGACATGGAATCGGGAATGCATAGCATCAGTTTTAATATCTTTCAAAGAACCATTTGGAACTCAGGGACGTGGAGGATACTTTGACCAGTTTGGTATTATTCGTGATGTCATGCAGAATCATTTACTTCAGATATTATGCTTGGTGGCGATGGAAAAGCCACCCTCTATTCACCCTGATGATATTAGAAGTGAAAAG GTAAAGGTATTGAAGTGCATTCCTGAACTAGAATTAGAGGATGTGGTTCTTGGTCAGTATATTGGTGATGAGAAGGGAGAGGGGGAGGCGAAACTTGGATACCTCGATGACCCCACGGTGCCCAATGGTTCAACTACGCCCACGTATGCCCTTTCTGTTCTCAAGATAAACAGTGAGAGGTGGGATGGTGTGCCGTTCATCTTACGCTGCGGGAAAG CTCTGAACGAAAGGAAGGCTGAAGTACGTATTCAGTACAGGGATGTGCCTGGtgatattttcaatggaaaaactAAGAGGAATGAATTAGTCATTCGAGTACAGCCAGGGGAAGCAGTATATGTCAAGATGATGACTAAAACCCCTGGAATGAGTTTTGAGATGGAGGAAACAGAATTGGATCTTACTTATGGAAGTAGATACAGG gaTGTGAAAATGCCTGATGCTTATGAGAGGCTCTTGCTGGATGTGTTTTGTGGATCCCAAATGCATTTTGTTAGGTCGGATGAACTTTCTGAAGCATGGAGAATTTTCACACCTCtgcttcataaaattgaaaaagataagCCGAAGCCAATTTTGTACAA GTATGGGTCACGTGGTCCTAAGGAAGGAGACGAGATGTGCtggagaaataattttctctattaCGGCTCATACAAGTGGGTGGAGCCTAAAATGTGA